One window of the Diospyros lotus cultivar Yz01 chromosome 12, ASM1463336v1, whole genome shotgun sequence genome contains the following:
- the LOC127786975 gene encoding UDP-glucose 4-epimerase GEPI48-like isoform X2, with the protein MALSVLVTGGAGYIGSHTVLQLLLGGYKAVVIDNLDNSSAVAINRVRELAGDHGPNLTFHKMDLRDKSALEGLFASTKFDAVIHFAGLKAVGESVQKPLMYYDNNLIGTITLLEVMAAHGCKKLVFSSSATVYGWPKVVPCTEEFPLAAANPYGRTKLFIEEICRDIHQSDTDWKIILLRYFNPVGAHSSGHIGEDPRGIPNNLMPFVQQVAVGRRPALTVFGTDYSTKDGTGVRDYIHVVDLADGHIAALNKLSDTCIGCEVYNLGTGKGTSVLEMVAAFEKASRKKIPLVYAGRRPGDAEIVYASTEKAERELKWKAKYGIEEMCRDQWNWASKNPYGYEPQDHTA; encoded by the exons ATGGCGCTAAGCGTGCTGGTGACCGGCGGTGCCGGTTATATTGGAAGCCATACGGTGCTTCAACTGCTGCTGGGAGGGTACAAGGCGGTGGTAATCGACAATCTCGACAACTCCTCCGCTGTCGCAATCAACCGCGTTCGGGAACTTGCCGGTGACCATGGCCCTAACCTTACCTTCCATAAG ATGGATCTCCGAGACAAATCTGCACTTGAGGGGCTTTTTGCTTCTACCAA GTTTGACGCTGTCATCCATTTTGCTGGTCTAAAAGCAGTAGGTGAAAGTGTGCAGAAACCCTTGATGTACTATGACAATAATCTTATTGGTACAATCACTCTATTGGAAGTCATGGCTGCCCATGGGTGCAAAAAG CTTGTTTTTTCGTCATCAGCTACTGTTTATGGTTGGCCAAAGGTGGTTCCTTGCACAGAAGAGTTTCCCCTTGCTGCAGCAAACCCATATGGACGGACAAAG CTCTTCATTGAAGAAATATGCCGTGACATCCACCAGTCAGATACTGACTGGAAAATCATATTGCTGCGATACTTCAATCCTGTTGGCGCACATTCTAGTGGTCATATTGGTGAGGATCCTCGTGGTATCCCAAACAATCTCATGCCTTTTGTGCAACAAGTAGCGGTTGGTAGGCGACCTGCACTTACAGTGTTTGGAACTGACTACTCAACGAAGGATGGTACAGGG GTGCGTGACTACATTCATGTAGTGGATTTAGCTGATGGGCATATTGCTGCACTGAACAAATTATCTGATACTTGTATAG GTTGTGAAGTGTACAACCTGGGAACTGGGAAAGGAACATCAGTTTTGGAAATGGTAGCTGCATTTGAAAAGGCTTCTAGAAAG AAAATTCCTCTTGTATATGCTGGCCGACGACCTGGTGATGCTGAGATTGTGTATGCTTCAACAGAGAAGGCAGAACGTGAATTGAAATGGAA GGCAAAATATGGCATCGAAGAAATGTGCCGTGACCAATGGAACTGGGCTAGCAAGAACCCTTACGGCTATGAACCTCAAGATCACACTGCTTGA
- the LOC127786975 gene encoding UDP-glucose 4-epimerase GEPI48-like isoform X1 → MMYICIRVTDSSKRCVLVTGGAGYIGSHTVLQLLLGGYKAVVIDNLDNSSAVAINRVRELAGDHGPNLTFHKMDLRDKSALEGLFASTKFDAVIHFAGLKAVGESVQKPLMYYDNNLIGTITLLEVMAAHGCKKLVFSSSATVYGWPKVVPCTEEFPLAAANPYGRTKLFIEEICRDIHQSDTDWKIILLRYFNPVGAHSSGHIGEDPRGIPNNLMPFVQQVAVGRRPALTVFGTDYSTKDGTGVRDYIHVVDLADGHIAALNKLSDTCIGCEVYNLGTGKGTSVLEMVAAFEKASRKKIPLVYAGRRPGDAEIVYASTEKAERELKWKAKYGIEEMCRDQWNWASKNPYGYEPQDHTA, encoded by the exons AtgatgtatatatgtatacgaGTCACTGATTCATCCAAGCGGTG CGTGCTGGTGACCGGCGGTGCCGGTTATATTGGAAGCCATACGGTGCTTCAACTGCTGCTGGGAGGGTACAAGGCGGTGGTAATCGACAATCTCGACAACTCCTCCGCTGTCGCAATCAACCGCGTTCGGGAACTTGCCGGTGACCATGGCCCTAACCTTACCTTCCATAAG ATGGATCTCCGAGACAAATCTGCACTTGAGGGGCTTTTTGCTTCTACCAA GTTTGACGCTGTCATCCATTTTGCTGGTCTAAAAGCAGTAGGTGAAAGTGTGCAGAAACCCTTGATGTACTATGACAATAATCTTATTGGTACAATCACTCTATTGGAAGTCATGGCTGCCCATGGGTGCAAAAAG CTTGTTTTTTCGTCATCAGCTACTGTTTATGGTTGGCCAAAGGTGGTTCCTTGCACAGAAGAGTTTCCCCTTGCTGCAGCAAACCCATATGGACGGACAAAG CTCTTCATTGAAGAAATATGCCGTGACATCCACCAGTCAGATACTGACTGGAAAATCATATTGCTGCGATACTTCAATCCTGTTGGCGCACATTCTAGTGGTCATATTGGTGAGGATCCTCGTGGTATCCCAAACAATCTCATGCCTTTTGTGCAACAAGTAGCGGTTGGTAGGCGACCTGCACTTACAGTGTTTGGAACTGACTACTCAACGAAGGATGGTACAGGG GTGCGTGACTACATTCATGTAGTGGATTTAGCTGATGGGCATATTGCTGCACTGAACAAATTATCTGATACTTGTATAG GTTGTGAAGTGTACAACCTGGGAACTGGGAAAGGAACATCAGTTTTGGAAATGGTAGCTGCATTTGAAAAGGCTTCTAGAAAG AAAATTCCTCTTGTATATGCTGGCCGACGACCTGGTGATGCTGAGATTGTGTATGCTTCAACAGAGAAGGCAGAACGTGAATTGAAATGGAA GGCAAAATATGGCATCGAAGAAATGTGCCGTGACCAATGGAACTGGGCTAGCAAGAACCCTTACGGCTATGAACCTCAAGATCACACTGCTTGA